From the Streptomyces sp. NBC_00390 genome, the window GGGCCCTGATGTCCATGCACGATCCCGAGTTCAGTTAACGCGCCGGAAAAACTTGCGTCCTAACGTTCACCCCCTGGTCGTGAGATGCCCCCAGGGACCCGCCGCGCCCAGACGGTTGACGGCCGGACGACAGTGAGGTGGACGCGTGCAACTCTCCCCGCACGAGCAGGAACGACTTCTCATCCATGTGGCCGCCGATGTGGCCGGGAAGCGCAGGGCGCGCGGGGTGAAGCTGAACCACCCCGAAGCCATCGCCCTGATCACCTCGCACATCCTCGAGGGTGCACGGGACGGCCGCAGCGTCGCCGAGCTGATGGCCTCCGGTCGTACGGTGCTCACCCGCGCCGACGTCATGGAGGGCATCCCCGAGATGATCCACGACGTCCAGGTCGAGGCCACTTTCCCCGACGGCACCAAGCTCGTCACCGTCCATGACCCGATCGTGTGAGGGGGCACCGCCGATGATTCCCGGAGAGATCCTCTTCGCCGACGCCGCGGTGCGCCTGAACGAGGGCCGCGACGCCACAGCCCTCACCGTCGTCAACGCCGCCGACCGTCCCGTCCAGGTCGGCTCCCACTACCACTTCGCCGAGGCCAATCCCGGACTCGACTTCGACCGCGCCGCGGCCCGCGGCAAGCGGCTGAACATAGCGGCCGGCACCGCCGTGCGCTTCGAGCCCGGAATCCCCGTCGAGGTCGAACTCGTACCCCTCGCGGGCCGCCGGGTCGTCCCGGGCCTGCGCGGCGAGAGCGGAGGTGCCCTCGATGGCTGAGCTCAGCCGTGCCGTGTACGCGGACCTGTTCGGGCC encodes:
- a CDS encoding urease subunit beta; protein product: MIPGEILFADAAVRLNEGRDATALTVVNAADRPVQVGSHYHFAEANPGLDFDRAAARGKRLNIAAGTAVRFEPGIPVEVELVPLAGRRVVPGLRGESGGALDG
- a CDS encoding urease subunit gamma, yielding MQLSPHEQERLLIHVAADVAGKRRARGVKLNHPEAIALITSHILEGARDGRSVAELMASGRTVLTRADVMEGIPEMIHDVQVEATFPDGTKLVTVHDPIV